The genomic segment TACCGCCAGGACCCGGAGGGGGGAGCGGACGAGGGGCTGTGGGGCGGCCTCCAGCGGGAGTTCGCCTGGGTCCACCGCCAGATGGGGCACCGCCTCCAGGAGATCTTCGAGCCGTTCTTTCTCACCCTGGAACTGCGCACCCTCTTCATGGCGCTGCGCCTCCGGTTCCGGGGTGAAGAGGGGCGCTCCCTGGCGGACCTGCTCCGTTTCAGCCTGCTCTGCGCCCCGGTGAAAAGGCTTCTTAGCGAAGGGGAGGACCTGCCGGCAATCCTGGCCGGGGTGGGGGCGCACGCGTCCTTTTGGCCGGACGCGGGGCGAGCCTTGCCGGAGATCCTGCGGCACCAGGGGATGCGGGGGTGCGAGGAACAACTGGTGGACGCCGGTCTGGAACATGCGGCCGCTCGTCGCCTCCATCCCGCTGTGAGCCTGTTTGTGACCCGGCTCATCGACCTGGAGAATTTTGTCGCCCTGGCCAAACAGGTGCGCTGGAGGATGGGGGAGTCCGGTTTTGTGGCGGGGGGAAGTATCGGCGTGGCGCTCCTCCGGGAGGCGGCCCGCGATCGGGAGGGTGGAAAGGCGCGCCGTCTCGCGGCCCGCGTGCTGGGGATGGAGCTGGACCCCACCGCCGCCGAGCTGGTCCCGCTCCTGGCGGCCCGCTTGGGCCTGACCCTGCGCCGACAGGGGCGGGAGCCGGACGGGGTCGGCCTGATCCTGGACTACCTCTGGCGGCGTTTGACCGAGACGCGCAACCTGTCCCTGCTCCTCCACGGTAGCGACCTGGAGCGCGAGACCCTGGGAAGGGAGATGGTGCTGTGAAGAAGATCGTCTTCATCACCCCTGGGGATGCCCGGCCCGGCTTCGCCCTGGCCGGTTTCCAGCAGCACACGACCACCGTCGCCGGGGTCGAGGAGGCGTTGCGCAGCGTGCTGGCCGACCCGGAAACCAGGGTGGCGGTGGTGGACGAACGGCTGTTGCCGGGCATGAGCGAGGAGCGTTTCAAGGAGATGGGCGCCCGGTGGCCCGGTGTGTTGGTGGTCCTCCCGGCGCCGGAGCAGAAGGGGGCGGAGAGCGAGGAAGACTACGCCCTGCGTATCATCAGGAAGGCAATTGGGTATCACGTGCGCTTGCAGCGGTAGGGGCAGGAGCGGGACCTATAGGACTCATAGGTTCTATAAGACCGGAGTAGCTATCCTCACAGAAAAGGACCTCACCATGGACGGACGCATCACCGGCATATCCGGCCCCACGGTCACCGCAAAGGTCGGCGGTGTGAAGCTGTGCGACATGGTCCTGGTGGGCCATGCCGGGCTGGTGGGCGAGGTGGTGCGGCTGGCGGGGGAACAGGCGATCGTCCAGGTCTACGAGAATACCCTGGGGCTGGGGGTGGGGGAACCGGTCGTGGGGACCGGGGGGCAGCTCACCGTCACCCTCGGTCCGGGGCTGGTCTCCACCATGTACGATGGCCTGCAACGGCCCCTGGAACGGGTGCGCGCCGCTGTGGGCCCCTTTATCCGGCCCTGCCGGGATATCCCCCCCCTGGACACCGCAGCGGAATGGCGATTCGAGCCGGACCGGAAGGCCGGGGATGAGGTAGGGGCTGGCGAGGTCATCGGGCGCATCCGGGAGGGGGCGTTCGTCCACCTGATAACCGCCCCGGTACCCGGCAGGCTGGGGGAGGTGCGGTCGGGGAGGTGCACCCTGGCGGAGCCGGTGGCCCGCTACGCGGACGGGTGCGGGATTTTTGCCCTCCAGAAATGGCCGGTGCGCCGGCCGCGCCCCTTCCGGCGCAAGCTCCCCCCGGTGCTGCCGCTCGTCACCGGCCAGCGGGTCATCGACTTCCTCTTCCCCCTGGTGCG from the Oryzomonas sagensis genome contains:
- a CDS encoding V-type ATP synthase subunit F, coding for MKKIVFITPGDARPGFALAGFQQHTTTVAGVEEALRSVLADPETRVAVVDERLLPGMSEERFKEMGARWPGVLVVLPAPEQKGAESEEDYALRIIRKAIGYHVRLQR
- a CDS encoding V-type ATPase subunit; translation: MGLLAEHGGSGVPLPYLLARVMGRRAYLVTDWQRVLAAAEPLASLPPSPYRQDPEGGADEGLWGGLQREFAWVHRQMGHRLQEIFEPFFLTLELRTLFMALRLRFRGEEGRSLADLLRFSLLCAPVKRLLSEGEDLPAILAGVGAHASFWPDAGRALPEILRHQGMRGCEEQLVDAGLEHAAARRLHPAVSLFVTRLIDLENFVALAKQVRWRMGESGFVAGGSIGVALLREAARDREGGKARRLAARVLGMELDPTAAELVPLLAARLGLTLRRQGREPDGVGLILDYLWRRLTETRNLSLLLHGSDLERETLGREMVL